The following are from one region of the Methanoculleus caldifontis genome:
- a CDS encoding DUF555 domain-containing protein, with protein sequence MPDYLVTLESAWILKDVKSLDDAVSIAISEAGKRLNPSAKFVEIEAGMSACPFCEGELDSALVVANTALVGLVLQMKVFRAESGEHAARIAKSVVGKALRDVPLKVQDVQEL encoded by the coding sequence ATGCCGGATTATTTGGTTACGCTTGAGTCAGCGTGGATACTGAAAGATGTCAAGTCCTTAGACGACGCCGTGAGCATCGCGATCAGCGAGGCCGGGAAACGGCTCAACCCCTCGGCGAAGTTCGTCGAGATCGAGGCCGGGATGAGCGCCTGCCCCTTCTGCGAGGGAGAACTCGATAGCGCCCTCGTCGTGGCGAACACCGCCCTCGTCGGGCTCGTGCTCCAGATGAAGGTCTTCCGTGCGGAGTCGGGGGAGCACGCGGCCCGGATCGCGAAGTCGGTCGTCGGGAAAGCGCTCCGCGACGTCCCGCTGAAAGTCCAGGATGTGCAAGAACTATGA
- the gatD gene encoding Glu-tRNA(Gln) amidotransferase subunit GatD, producing MTETLQTGDLVRYVNGGTALTGTYITERDGMAVVKLGNGYNIGTSPEKIEFVGRAAPQPPAGAGVVVQNPDLPDLAVISTGGTIASRVDYRTGAVMSQFSASDILRAIPELGDIARYRDRQVASILSENMRPDLWQSLARAVYEEVRNGVAGVIVTHGTDTMAYSAAAVRFMLRTPVPVVFVGSQRSADRPSSDNAMNALCSAAVAAGDLGEVAVVMHATTNDDRCAIHRATRVRKMHTSRRDAFQSMGMEPLGYVDYPTLSVGLSDEAVRRGAEEPELRDALEERCALLHFYPGMPPAVLDAFEGYKGLVLSGTGLGHVSTEWIPRLTEMIEGGTTVVMTSQCLHGRVCDRVYNTGRDLLAAGVVEGEDMLPEAALVKLMWVLGNEPDPEKARALMRTDLAGEIRRRSI from the coding sequence ATAACCGAGACACTTCAGACCGGCGATCTGGTGCGGTACGTGAACGGCGGGACCGCCCTCACCGGCACCTACATCACCGAGCGGGATGGGATGGCCGTCGTCAAACTGGGGAACGGCTATAACATCGGGACATCCCCCGAAAAGATCGAGTTCGTCGGGCGGGCAGCTCCGCAGCCGCCGGCAGGCGCGGGGGTCGTCGTCCAGAACCCCGACCTCCCGGACCTCGCCGTCATATCCACCGGCGGGACGATCGCGAGCCGGGTGGACTACCGGACGGGAGCGGTGATGAGCCAGTTCTCGGCAAGCGATATCCTGCGGGCGATCCCCGAACTCGGGGATATCGCCCGCTACCGCGACCGGCAGGTCGCGAGCATCCTCTCGGAGAACATGCGCCCGGACCTCTGGCAGAGCCTTGCCCGGGCGGTCTATGAGGAGGTCCGGAACGGCGTCGCCGGGGTGATCGTCACTCACGGCACCGACACGATGGCCTACTCGGCGGCGGCGGTCCGGTTCATGCTCAGGACCCCGGTGCCGGTCGTCTTCGTCGGCTCTCAGCGGTCCGCCGACCGGCCGAGCTCCGACAACGCCATGAACGCTCTCTGCAGCGCCGCCGTCGCCGCAGGCGACCTCGGCGAGGTCGCGGTCGTGATGCACGCGACGACGAACGACGACCGATGCGCCATCCACCGTGCGACGAGAGTCCGCAAGATGCACACCTCGCGGCGGGACGCCTTCCAGAGCATGGGGATGGAGCCTCTCGGCTATGTCGACTACCCCACCCTCTCCGTCGGCCTCTCGGACGAGGCGGTCCGGCGGGGTGCAGAGGAGCCGGAACTCCGCGACGCGCTCGAGGAGCGGTGCGCTCTCCTCCACTTCTATCCCGGCATGCCTCCCGCAGTCCTTGACGCCTTCGAGGGCTATAAGGGCCTGGTCCTCTCGGGAACGGGCCTCGGCCACGTCTCGACGGAGTGGATACCCCGGCTTACCGAGATGATCGAGGGCGGGACGACCGTCGTCATGACCTCCCAGTGCCTCCACGGCCGGGTCTGCGACCGGGTCTACAACACGGGGAGAGACCTCCTTGCCGCCGGCGTCGTCGAGGGCGAGGATATGCTTCCCGAGGCGGCGCTCGTCAAGCTGATGTGGGTGCTCGGGAACGAACCCGACCCCGAGAAGGCACGAGCGCTGATGCGGACCGACCTTGCGGGCGAGATCCGGCGGAGGTCGATATGA
- a CDS encoding aminotransferase-like domain-containing protein, translating to MNYRFAGRMGRVPESFLAELFRVSAVPGVISFAGGLPGSAYIDVEGIREAAREVFADEGRTALQYTTTDGYLPLREFIAGRYRQRLGLPATAEEIQIVNGSQQCLDLVAKIFLDPGDAVGMERPGYLGAIEAFSLYEPVFHSVPLDENGPDLEAFGSLIRDHAPKFFYGIPNSQNPSGRTYSQERRRGIAEILDETETVFYEDDAFGELFFDGQPRLPVKRYLPDQTVISGSFSKIVAPGMRIGWIYAPAPVLREFNVAKQAADLHSNFLCQVILHRYLATHDLDAHVRRVSAVYGRHCRLMCDLLDDLMPPGATHTNPEGGMFMTAALPSGVSSMDVFREGVREGVAVLPGTPFYVNGGGEDTIRLNFSAAGEEEITEGMHRLARVVRRLV from the coding sequence ATGAACTACCGGTTCGCTGGTCGGATGGGGCGTGTCCCGGAGTCGTTTCTTGCAGAACTCTTCCGGGTCTCGGCGGTCCCCGGGGTGATATCGTTTGCAGGAGGCCTGCCGGGCTCGGCCTATATCGACGTCGAGGGGATCCGGGAGGCTGCCCGCGAGGTCTTTGCCGACGAGGGACGGACGGCGCTCCAGTATACGACGACGGACGGCTACCTCCCGCTCCGCGAGTTCATCGCCGGCCGCTACCGGCAGCGGCTCGGCCTCCCGGCGACGGCCGAAGAGATCCAGATCGTGAACGGCTCCCAGCAGTGCCTGGACCTCGTCGCGAAGATCTTCCTCGACCCCGGCGACGCCGTCGGGATGGAGCGGCCCGGCTATCTCGGCGCGATCGAGGCCTTCTCCCTCTACGAGCCGGTCTTTCATTCGGTCCCGCTCGATGAGAACGGGCCGGACCTTGAGGCGTTTGGATCGCTCATCCGCGATCACGCGCCGAAGTTCTTCTACGGCATCCCGAACTCGCAGAACCCGTCGGGGAGGACGTATTCGCAGGAGAGGCGGCGGGGGATCGCGGAGATCCTCGATGAGACGGAGACGGTCTTTTACGAGGACGACGCCTTCGGGGAGCTCTTCTTCGACGGGCAGCCGCGGCTGCCGGTGAAGCGTTATCTCCCCGACCAGACGGTGATATCAGGCTCGTTCTCGAAGATCGTCGCTCCCGGGATGCGGATCGGCTGGATCTATGCTCCGGCGCCGGTCCTCCGGGAGTTCAACGTCGCAAAGCAGGCGGCCGACCTCCACTCGAACTTCCTCTGCCAGGTGATCCTCCACCGCTACCTCGCGACCCACGACCTCGACGCCCACGTCCGGCGGGTCTCGGCGGTCTACGGGAGGCACTGCCGGCTGATGTGCGACCTCCTCGACGACCTGATGCCGCCGGGCGCGACTCACACGAACCCCGAGGGCGGGATGTTCATGACCGCTGCCCTCCCCTCCGGGGTCTCGTCTATGGACGTCTTCCGCGAGGGCGTGCGTGAGGGCGTCGCGGTCCTCCCCGGTACGCCGTTCTACGTCAACGGCGGCGGGGAGGATACGATCCGCCTGAACTTCTCGGCGGCGGGCGAGGAGGAGATCACGGAGGGGATGCACCGGCTGGCGCGGGTGGTGCGGCGGCTGGTCTGA
- the argH gene encoding argininosuccinate lyase, translating to MRSDQIRQGRLSGERSGDLEHFLASMEADRWIAEADLLVDMAHLLGLRRQGIIDEAPARALMAALLDLHDHGLPEEAFDEKFEDIHAGKEAYLIDRVGEDFGGRLHMGRSRNDEVATCIRVRLKQELIALVRSLDDLRRTLLDVAAAHTETVMPGFTHLQHAQPTTLAHYLLAYEQAFSRDTARLREAYARVDVSPLGSAAFASTGFPLDRVYTAGLLGFSRPAPNSMDAVAARDFAIEVLAGVAVSMTTASRLCEELVIWSTAFVGFVQLDDAYCSTSSIMPQKKNPDVAEIMRAKAGSAAGSLAAAITIVKGLPMSYNRDLQELTPHLWRGVESARQSIPLLAGMIGTATFRTERMAAEAGRGFSTATELADVLVREYGLPFRTAHRIVGRAVRHGSLDLATVEAAAREAAGISVVELGVTEEKIASVLDPVHAVAVRNIVGGPAPAAVAVQLSEQQDLLARDTAWAEETGAALSSAFEHLILESRRLIA from the coding sequence ATGCGTTCGGATCAGATTCGGCAGGGCCGTCTTTCCGGCGAGCGTTCGGGCGACCTCGAGCACTTTCTTGCATCGATGGAGGCCGACCGCTGGATTGCGGAGGCGGACCTCCTCGTGGATATGGCGCACCTCCTCGGCCTTCGCCGGCAGGGGATCATCGACGAGGCCCCGGCACGGGCGCTGATGGCGGCGCTCCTCGACCTCCACGACCACGGGCTCCCGGAGGAGGCGTTCGACGAGAAGTTCGAGGACATCCACGCCGGGAAGGAGGCCTACCTCATCGACCGGGTCGGCGAGGACTTCGGCGGCCGCCTCCATATGGGCCGGTCCCGGAACGACGAGGTCGCGACCTGCATACGGGTTCGGTTGAAGCAGGAGCTTATCGCCCTCGTGCGGTCGCTAGACGATCTCCGGCGGACCCTGCTCGACGTCGCCGCCGCCCACACGGAGACGGTGATGCCGGGCTTCACCCACCTCCAGCACGCCCAGCCCACGACGCTGGCCCACTACCTCCTCGCCTACGAGCAGGCCTTCTCGCGGGATACGGCCAGATTGCGCGAAGCATACGCACGGGTGGACGTATCGCCCCTCGGTTCCGCGGCGTTCGCCTCGACCGGCTTTCCCCTCGACCGCGTCTACACGGCCGGACTCCTCGGCTTCTCCCGGCCGGCGCCAAACAGCATGGACGCGGTCGCCGCCCGGGACTTCGCGATCGAGGTGCTTGCCGGCGTAGCCGTCTCGATGACGACGGCGAGCCGGCTCTGCGAGGAACTGGTCATCTGGAGCACCGCGTTCGTCGGGTTCGTCCAGCTCGACGACGCCTACTGCTCCACCTCCTCGATCATGCCCCAGAAGAAGAACCCTGACGTGGCGGAGATCATGCGGGCGAAGGCCGGATCGGCCGCAGGTTCGCTCGCCGCGGCGATCACGATCGTCAAGGGCCTCCCCATGAGCTACAACCGCGACCTCCAGGAACTGACCCCGCACCTCTGGCGGGGCGTGGAGTCCGCCCGGCAGAGCATCCCCCTCCTTGCCGGCATGATCGGCACCGCGACCTTCCGGACGGAGCGGATGGCTGCCGAGGCGGGCAGGGGCTTCTCGACCGCAACGGAGCTCGCCGACGTCCTGGTCAGGGAGTACGGGCTTCCCTTCCGCACCGCCCACCGGATCGTCGGGCGGGCGGTGAGGCACGGGTCGCTCGACCTCGCCACCGTCGAGGCCGCCGCACGGGAGGCCGCCGGGATCTCGGTCGTGGAGCTGGGCGTGACGGAGGAGAAGATCGCCTCCGTCCTCGACCCCGTCCACGCAGTCGCGGTCCGGAATATCGTCGGCGGCCCGGCGCCCGCGGCGGTCGCGGTGCAACTTTCGGAGCAGCAGGACCTCCTCGCCCGGGATACGGCATGGGCGGAGGAGACCGGTGCGGCGTTATCGAGCGCATTCGAACACCTTATCCTTGAATCACGGAGGCTGATAGCATAA
- a CDS encoding ABC transporter substrate-binding protein produces the protein MRSLTATLLAAALVAAFILAAGCTGTGDVSNLRIGYQPSTHQTAHFTAMEKGWWQEDLANLGITRVTDYQFGTGAPEMQAMLSGDLDIAYVGSAPFIAAVSNGLDAKIVAAVQTQGSDLVIRNGVAYSTPADLAGKKIATFPPGTIQDTILRTWLEENGVDPASVTIVAMDPGAATTAISAGQVDGVFLPHPSPSIIVAEGVGRTVVKSGEMMKDHACCVLVASGSLIRDHPEIVEQIVKTHIRATEYNLEHPDEAASIYSAKTGQNVETVKASFRDWDGSWTADPHVITTSVVEYTNLQHELGYISRPLTQDDLFDLSFYDRARA, from the coding sequence ATGAGATCACTAACCGCAACCCTTCTGGCCGCGGCCCTCGTCGCGGCATTCATCCTCGCCGCCGGGTGCACGGGCACCGGCGACGTCTCGAACCTTCGGATCGGCTACCAGCCGAGCACTCACCAGACCGCCCACTTCACCGCGATGGAGAAGGGGTGGTGGCAGGAGGACCTCGCGAACCTCGGCATCACGCGGGTGACCGACTACCAGTTCGGCACCGGCGCGCCCGAGATGCAGGCGATGCTCTCCGGGGACCTTGACATCGCCTACGTCGGCTCCGCCCCGTTCATCGCGGCCGTCAGCAACGGGCTCGACGCAAAGATCGTTGCAGCGGTCCAGACCCAGGGCTCCGACCTCGTCATCAGGAACGGGGTCGCGTATTCGACTCCTGCCGACCTCGCAGGGAAGAAGATCGCCACCTTCCCGCCCGGAACCATCCAGGACACCATCCTCCGGACCTGGCTTGAGGAGAACGGCGTCGACCCCGCGAGCGTCACCATCGTCGCCATGGACCCCGGCGCCGCAACCACCGCCATCTCCGCCGGCCAGGTCGACGGCGTCTTCCTGCCCCACCCGTCCCCGTCCATCATCGTGGCGGAGGGCGTGGGAAGGACCGTCGTGAAGTCGGGCGAGATGATGAAAGACCACGCCTGCTGTGTTCTCGTTGCGAGCGGCTCCCTGATCCGCGATCACCCCGAGATCGTCGAGCAGATCGTGAAGACCCACATCAGGGCGACGGAGTACAACCTCGAACACCCGGACGAGGCTGCATCCATCTACTCCGCAAAGACCGGACAGAACGTCGAGACCGTGAAGGCGTCCTTCAGGGACTGGGACGGCTCCTGGACCGCCGACCCGCACGTCATCACGACCTCGGTCGTGGAGTACACGAACCTCCAGCACGAGCTCGGCTACATCAGCAGGCCGCTCACGCAGGACGACCTCTTCGACCTCTCGTTCTACGACAGGGCCCGGGCATAA
- the gatE gene encoding Glu-tRNA(Gln) amidotransferase subunit GatE, whose translation MDYQNLGLKAGIEIHQQLDTAEKLFCRCPTCLRETAERTGEFHRYLRATESELGEIDRAAREEMRLVRKFCYYTYDTVCLVEHDEEPPTPMNPEALEVCLTIAKMLGMTPVEQVHTMRKLVIDGSNTSGFQRTALVALSGALPDGCRIETICLEEEAAQRVEGETFSLDRLGIPLVEITTAPDMHTPEAVQQVAEYIGMVLRSTGRVKRGLGTIRQDVNISIAGGARVEIKGVQELGLIAEVVRREVERQTSLLAIRDELRERGATVDRNVVDVTALFAETKSAILKKAKAVLAIRLCGFAGLVGREIQPGRRLGSEMSDYAKKCGVGGIFHTDELPAYGVTADEVERLRSLVGAEENDCVVIVAAGRERAGCAIEQVIVRAEMALSGVPEETRKMLEEGSTAYMRPLPGAARMYPETDVFSVAIDADRWDRTAVPELLTGRAARFVREFGLDEALARQVAFSERLPIFERAVAAGVRPTLAARTLLATCRELARDGVAVDRVDEETLLALLSAVEAGGAAKEAIPDLITELAKTAGAGAGKPRERVDAAIAKMAPAVSQADVEAIVRRVVAEREAFARERGMGALGPLMGIVMQEVRGSVDGKVVSEALRRELKHLLS comes from the coding sequence ATGGATTACCAGAACCTCGGCCTCAAGGCCGGTATCGAGATCCACCAGCAGCTCGACACTGCCGAGAAACTCTTCTGCCGGTGCCCCACCTGCCTCAGGGAGACCGCCGAGCGGACGGGTGAGTTCCACCGCTACCTCCGGGCGACGGAGAGCGAGCTCGGGGAGATCGACCGGGCGGCACGGGAAGAGATGCGGCTTGTGCGGAAGTTCTGCTACTACACCTACGACACGGTCTGCCTGGTGGAGCACGACGAGGAGCCCCCGACCCCGATGAACCCCGAGGCGCTCGAGGTCTGCCTCACGATCGCAAAGATGCTCGGCATGACGCCCGTCGAGCAGGTCCACACGATGCGCAAACTCGTCATCGACGGCTCGAACACCAGCGGGTTCCAGCGGACGGCGCTCGTCGCGCTCTCCGGCGCCCTCCCCGACGGCTGCCGGATCGAGACGATCTGCCTCGAGGAGGAGGCGGCCCAGCGCGTGGAGGGCGAGACCTTCTCCCTCGACCGCCTGGGGATCCCGCTCGTCGAGATCACGACCGCCCCCGACATGCACACCCCCGAGGCCGTCCAGCAGGTCGCCGAGTACATCGGGATGGTCCTCCGCTCGACCGGCCGGGTGAAGCGCGGCCTCGGCACGATCCGGCAGGACGTCAACATCTCGATCGCGGGCGGCGCCCGGGTCGAGATCAAGGGCGTTCAGGAGCTCGGCCTGATCGCCGAGGTCGTCCGCCGCGAGGTCGAGCGGCAGACGAGCCTCCTTGCGATCCGTGACGAACTCCGGGAGAGGGGCGCCACGGTCGACCGTAACGTCGTCGACGTCACAGCCCTCTTTGCCGAGACGAAATCCGCCATCTTAAAGAAGGCGAAGGCCGTCCTCGCCATCCGGCTCTGCGGGTTTGCCGGACTTGTCGGGCGGGAGATCCAGCCCGGCCGCCGGCTCGGGAGCGAGATGTCGGACTACGCGAAGAAGTGCGGCGTCGGCGGGATCTTCCACACCGACGAGCTCCCCGCCTACGGCGTCACCGCCGACGAGGTGGAGCGCCTGCGTTCGCTCGTCGGTGCGGAGGAGAACGACTGCGTCGTCATCGTGGCGGCAGGGCGCGAGCGTGCCGGCTGCGCGATCGAGCAGGTCATCGTCCGGGCGGAGATGGCCCTATCGGGCGTCCCCGAAGAGACCCGGAAGATGCTCGAAGAGGGGAGTACGGCCTACATGCGCCCGCTCCCCGGCGCCGCCCGGATGTATCCCGAGACCGACGTCTTCTCGGTCGCAATCGACGCCGACCGCTGGGACCGGACTGCCGTCCCCGAACTTCTCACCGGCCGTGCGGCCCGGTTCGTCCGGGAGTTCGGGCTCGACGAGGCTCTGGCGCGGCAGGTTGCGTTCTCCGAGCGGCTGCCGATCTTCGAGAGAGCGGTCGCCGCCGGCGTCCGTCCCACCCTCGCGGCCCGGACGCTCCTTGCCACCTGCCGGGAGCTCGCCCGCGACGGCGTCGCCGTCGACCGGGTGGACGAAGAGACCCTCCTCGCCCTCCTCTCGGCCGTCGAGGCCGGCGGAGCCGCCAAGGAGGCGATCCCCGACCTCATCACCGAGCTCGCAAAGACAGCGGGCGCCGGCGCCGGGAAACCGCGCGAGCGGGTGGATGCCGCCATCGCAAAGATGGCCCCCGCCGTCTCGCAGGCGGACGTGGAGGCGATCGTCCGCCGGGTCGTGGCCGAACGGGAGGCGTTCGCCCGCGAGCGGGGTATGGGCGCGCTCGGTCCCCTGATGGGTATCGTCATGCAGGAGGTCCGGGGGAGCGTGGACGGGAAAGTCGTCAGCGAGGCCCTCCGGCGGGAGCTCAAGCACCTCCTCTCGTGA
- a CDS encoding DUF5350 domain-containing protein, which yields MGKTGTVQWAQVKGVKGQIRLVPASEGEVKRPGPNQRFKPAADIQKRANREGQDPRRGGRGGRGGRGGRGGSRGGAGGPTVDPRVRKCVRRAKVSALGTKQKSR from the coding sequence ATGGGAAAGACAGGAACTGTTCAGTGGGCCCAGGTCAAGGGCGTGAAGGGGCAGATAAGGCTCGTCCCCGCAAGTGAAGGCGAAGTGAAGAGACCCGGCCCGAACCAGCGGTTCAAGCCGGCAGCAGACATCCAGAAGCGTGCGAACCGGGAAGGCCAGGACCCCCGGCGCGGCGGACGCGGCGGACGCGGCGGACGTGGCGGACGCGGCGGGAGCAGAGGTGGAGCAGGCGGCCCGACGGTCGACCCGCGGGTACGCAAGTGCGTGCGGCGCGCCAAGGTCTCGGCTCTCGGAACCAAGCAGAAATCGAGATAA
- a CDS encoding nitroreductase family protein, protein MNSSDLFRFLKARSSVREYSGEPLDPEDIEYILAAASTAPSAGNREAWDVVVVTDEDIRLELALAALEQVHVRDAPAVFVVCANYVRSMTQYGERGILYAVEDAAIACTYMMLAAHARDLHSCWTGAFEEDEVRELLGLPQHIRPVALLAVGKGTPPLEPMKRMPVDEHVHRETW, encoded by the coding sequence ATGAACTCCTCTGATCTCTTCCGCTTCCTGAAAGCGCGGTCGTCGGTCCGGGAATACTCCGGGGAGCCGCTCGACCCCGAGGATATCGAGTATATCCTCGCCGCCGCGAGCACGGCGCCGAGCGCCGGCAACCGGGAGGCCTGGGACGTCGTCGTCGTCACCGACGAGGACATCAGGCTGGAGCTCGCGCTCGCGGCGCTCGAGCAGGTGCACGTCCGGGACGCTCCCGCAGTCTTCGTGGTCTGCGCGAACTATGTCCGATCCATGACGCAGTACGGGGAGCGGGGAATCCTCTACGCGGTCGAGGACGCTGCAATCGCCTGCACCTACATGATGCTTGCCGCCCACGCCCGCGACCTGCACTCGTGCTGGACCGGGGCGTTCGAAGAGGACGAGGTCAGAGAACTCCTCGGCCTCCCGCAGCATATCCGCCCCGTCGCGCTCCTTGCGGTCGGGAAGGGGACGCCGCCGCTCGAACCCATGAAACGGATGCCGGTGGACGAGCACGTACACCGTGAGACCTGGTAG
- a CDS encoding carbohydrate kinase family protein, which produces MIAVVGHTAIDHLFRVPKLPGRHNSTYITDHKVYFGGGAANIAAGIAMLGERCRLVSTVGGDFPGSDYDLWLHDLGIVQDFTQVKDTRTATAFIFTDDGGDQETFFEWGASVAFATAEAPALDFVHMATADPDFNVRVAQTSTFASFDPGQDLLRYTPDQLEIILANIDILFSNNHEMDRMCEMLGMERRALVASVPMVVTTRGSEGSLLCMDGEEHHVPAVRVDAVDPTGAGDGYRAGFLTAFRKGYAPIDCCRAGAVVSSFVVERTGTQTNLPDWGRMLERYRKVFGEPGKIIS; this is translated from the coding sequence ATGATCGCCGTCGTCGGGCATACCGCCATCGACCACCTCTTCCGGGTGCCGAAACTTCCCGGGCGGCACAACTCGACCTATATCACCGATCATAAGGTCTACTTCGGCGGCGGGGCGGCGAACATCGCGGCGGGAATTGCGATGCTCGGCGAGCGCTGCCGCCTGGTCTCCACGGTCGGCGGGGACTTCCCGGGGAGCGACTACGACCTCTGGCTGCACGACCTCGGGATCGTGCAGGACTTCACCCAGGTGAAGGACACCCGCACCGCGACCGCGTTCATCTTCACGGATGACGGGGGCGACCAGGAGACCTTCTTTGAGTGGGGGGCGTCCGTCGCGTTCGCTACGGCGGAGGCTCCCGCCCTCGATTTCGTCCACATGGCGACGGCCGACCCCGACTTCAACGTCCGGGTCGCCCAGACGAGCACGTTCGCATCATTCGACCCGGGACAGGACCTCCTCCGCTACACCCCGGACCAGCTCGAGATCATCCTCGCGAACATCGACATCCTCTTCTCGAACAACCACGAGATGGACCGGATGTGCGAGATGCTCGGGATGGAGCGCCGGGCGCTCGTCGCCTCGGTCCCGATGGTCGTCACGACCCGGGGATCGGAGGGGAGCCTCCTCTGCATGGACGGCGAGGAGCACCACGTCCCGGCCGTCCGGGTGGATGCCGTCGACCCCACCGGGGCCGGCGACGGCTACCGGGCCGGTTTCCTCACGGCATTCCGGAAGGGCTACGCCCCGATCGACTGCTGCCGCGCGGGTGCGGTGGTCTCGTCCTTCGTCGTAGAGAGGACGGGCACCCAGACGAACCTTCCCGACTGGGGCAGGATGCTTGAGCGATACCGGAAGGTCTTTGGCGAGCCCGGGAAAATAATTTCCTGA
- a CDS encoding DUF2070 family protein, which translates to MDSGPDVRVERLTRYIFSAPSWPRSLALIVVLGLAIDAATYRVGHEFFLLGSLGFAVPALVAFLLTVPLVRASGRQITWNRSALLALACMVLMVILSLSPTLVFGRALFPALYAIALGLAFGLRLLVLVAVADYRISRMVLPAFFQGAAGIAVGAWLFTPGFAPYALLLQAVFGMVFVFLIWLIERPLKRAFQISGLNFLNTFIAHLTDGSKNMEDFFREIGEEVYVPEVSLFFSRETGRGVLFTVPNVHPGPMGDVGGGNLPRILHDTFPEETLVAHGCATHDFNLVSESEIAKIARAVEASRKGLAFSATASRPVRVSAGSVSILCQRFGNALLMVSTRSPERTEDLDYSIGMAIMAEGRCAFSEIAFVDAHNCMTSVGSPVLPATKIATEYIAAAREGFAAARDLPHEPLAVGVSHVRVPFTREQGFGSLGVQVMATEVGGKKVAYVLVDGNNMAQGVRERLLPTVLAHVDEGEIMTTDTHTVNTISGKNPVGYTVPAEEIVPYIEQAVREAVADLAPARVGAATASCEGITVFGSQRVSQLASTVNAMLAFIAPLSLMILVLAFLLSVFAYLLLQ; encoded by the coding sequence ATGGACTCCGGCCCCGACGTGCGTGTCGAGCGGCTCACCCGCTACATCTTCTCCGCCCCGTCCTGGCCGCGGTCGCTGGCGCTCATCGTCGTGCTCGGCCTCGCCATCGACGCCGCCACCTACCGGGTCGGGCACGAGTTCTTCCTGCTCGGCAGCCTCGGCTTTGCGGTCCCGGCACTGGTCGCCTTCCTGCTGACCGTGCCGCTGGTCCGGGCCTCCGGCCGGCAGATCACCTGGAACCGCTCGGCCCTCCTCGCCCTGGCCTGCATGGTCCTTATGGTCATCCTGAGCCTCTCGCCGACCCTGGTCTTCGGGCGGGCGCTCTTTCCCGCACTCTACGCGATCGCGCTCGGCCTGGCCTTCGGGCTGCGGCTGCTGGTCCTCGTGGCCGTGGCCGACTACCGGATCAGCCGGATGGTGCTCCCTGCGTTCTTCCAGGGCGCGGCGGGGATAGCGGTCGGTGCCTGGCTCTTCACGCCCGGCTTCGCCCCCTACGCCCTCCTCCTCCAGGCGGTCTTCGGGATGGTCTTCGTCTTCCTGATCTGGCTGATCGAGCGGCCGCTGAAGCGTGCGTTCCAGATCAGCGGGCTCAACTTCCTCAACACCTTCATCGCCCACCTGACCGACGGCTCGAAGAACATGGAGGACTTCTTCCGCGAGATCGGCGAGGAGGTCTACGTCCCGGAGGTCTCGCTCTTCTTCTCCCGCGAGACGGGCAGGGGCGTCCTCTTCACGGTCCCGAACGTCCATCCCGGTCCGATGGGCGACGTCGGCGGCGGCAACCTCCCCCGGATCCTCCACGACACCTTCCCCGAAGAGACGCTGGTCGCCCACGGCTGCGCCACCCACGACTTCAACCTGGTCTCGGAGAGCGAGATCGCCAAGATCGCCCGGGCCGTGGAGGCGTCGCGGAAGGGGCTCGCCTTCTCCGCCACCGCGAGCCGGCCGGTCCGGGTCTCGGCGGGCTCGGTCTCGATCCTCTGCCAGCGGTTCGGGAACGCCCTCCTGATGGTGAGCACCCGGTCGCCGGAGCGCACGGAGGACCTCGACTACTCGATCGGGATGGCGATCATGGCCGAAGGACGATGCGCCTTCTCGGAGATCGCGTTCGTCGACGCCCACAACTGCATGACCTCCGTGGGCTCCCCGGTCCTCCCGGCGACAAAGATCGCGACGGAGTACATCGCGGCCGCCCGCGAGGGCTTTGCCGCCGCCCGCGATCTCCCCCACGAGCCGCTGGCGGTCGGGGTCTCGCATGTCCGGGTCCCGTTCACCCGCGAGCAGGGGTTCGGGTCGCTCGGAGTGCAGGTGATGGCGACGGAGGTCGGGGGGAAGAAAGTGGCCTACGTCCTTGTCGACGGGAACAACATGGCGCAGGGCGTCCGGGAGCGTCTGCTGCCCACGGTTCTCGCCCACGTCGACGAGGGCGAGATCATGACGACCGATACGCACACGGTGAACACGATCAGCGGGAAGAACCCGGTCGGCTACACGGTGCCTGCGGAGGAGATCGTCCCCTACATCGAGCAGGCGGTCAGGGAGGCGGTCGCCGACCTCGCGCCGGCCCGGGTGGGGGCGGCGACGGCCTCGTGCGAGGGGATCACGGTCTTCGGGTCGCAGCGGGTCTCGCAGCTCGCAAGCACCGTCAACGCGATGCTCGCGTTCATCGCCCCGCTGAGCCTCATGATCCTCGTCCTCGCGTTCCTGCTCTCGGTATTTGCCTACCTCCTGCTCCAGTAG